From Candidatus Culexarchaeum yellowstonense:
CTCCAAACCCAGATCATATTAGGAGCTTAATTTTAGAAAGGAAAAGGAGTCTCATGACAATATAGAGGCTAAGGAGATCATGTAATGGATGAACGATATCTATAAACATACTCATTATATCTCCTATCAAGCTTCAATAAATCCATCAAAGAACCATAATCAACTATGGATACCAATATGTCGGGAACACTTTCACCGATCAACTGACTCCTCAACCTCTCCTCACAAACAACCACACCAGAAGATTCCAAAACCCTCAAAGCATCTCTAACATTATCATCATCAACACATACATCACCCATTGTAGACCTAAATGCATTAACCTCAGCCACAAGCTCACTAAACCAAAGTCTACCCATACAAAAACCTAAAACCCTAAGAACATCCCCCACAAGCATATCCCTACCTTCAAATAGGAACTCCCTCAAAGATTACACCAATAAAATTATGGTAACAGTTATATTTGAATTAATCCATTAAATTCAAATTGACCATTATGAGCGGTTCAAGCTTCAAAAAGCCATACATAAATGGATATTACATGGAGAAAACATCACCAACAACATATAAAATGCTGAAAATTAAAAATAAGGTGTATTCAAAACAATCTAAGTATCAAAGGATAGAGGTAATAGATTTCGAAGAGTATGGAAGATGCCTAGTACTAGACAACCTAATACAATTATCAGAACTAGATGAACATTTATACCATGAAATGCACGTACACCCCACATTAATAAGCCATGAAAACCCGGAGAAAGTGCTCATACTCGGTGGAGGAGATGGAGGAGTATTAAGGGAAGTGCTGAAACATGAATGTGTAAAGAAGGTTATAATGGTGGAAATAGATGAAGAGGTTATAGAAACCGTTAAGAAATATATACCAAACATACCTAGAGGAACATTCGAAGACCCAAGAGTAAAAATAGTGATCGATGATGGAAAAAGATATGTTGAGGAAACCAGCGAAAAGTTCGACATCATACTAATGGATTTAACAGACCCAGAACCCTCAGGACCATCCATACAATTGTATGGGAAAGAATTCTTCAAGAGAATCAAGAGGATACTGGAAGAGGATGGCATACTACTCCTACAATCATCGGGATATGAAATGTATGGGAGAAAAATACTGGAAATCCAGGAAACATTGAAGGAAATATTCAAGTACGTAGGCATATATGCCAGCTATGTACCAGCATATGGTGGAGAATGGACATTCACATACGCTTCAGACAAAGTGGATGTGTTGGGATTAGGGTTGGAGGAGATATCTAGGAGATACATGTATAGGAAGCTAAACACAAAATACTATAATCCAGAACTACACTTCTCACTAAGATACTCAATGAAAAGCCTTCTTGAAAAGATAAAACTCTTCTCAGAAATTCAAACTAAGCCACATCAAAGTATATCCTCGTAACCCCCTTACCCTTACTCTCCCTCCTCAAAATTTTTATAGAGCCAATCTCACCAGTGCTACGAACATGAGTTCCACCACAGGGGATAGCTATCCAATTCTTAACCTCAACGATCCTAATTGATCCCCCAACATCATGCTTCCTCAAATACAATTCTAAGGATTCACCAAACCTCGACACATATGAGTCAGCCTCCTCTAAACCCATATGGCGAATGATTACAGGCCTATTCTCATTAACAATACTGTTAGCTAAAGCCTCAATTTTGTTAAGCATATCCCTCTGTATTGAAATAGAGAAGTCCAAATGTCCACCATCAACCCTCTTACTCGCACTAACACATTTCACATTTAAACCATAAATGCTCCTAACGGATTGAATCAATATGTGGGCGGCCGTATGCATCCTCATCAACCTATACCTCCTATCCCAATCTATAACACCTTCAACATCATCCCCAACGTTGATGACCCCCTCAAGAAAACCACTATGAACCACACTACCATCATCAAGCTCATCCACACGCAAAACCTTAAAAGATCCCCCAACACCTCTTATAACCCCGGTATCATGATCCTGACCACCATTAACAGGATAGAATGAAGTTCTATCCAAACATAGGTTAAATGAATCACCAGTTTTCTCTAAACTCAAAACCTTAGCTCTAAAACTTTTGATATATGAGTCTTCAAGATAGAGTTTAATGGTCATTTAGATCAAGATAAAATTGTGGAAATTCAGATAAAAAGCTAACCATTAAAGATAATGCATATCAGTTTAATGGTATTTTGGAATAACCAATTTCATCGAAATTGACTGGGTTAATTCTGATTAAACCCAAAACGACTTTAACTCCCCCTCCAACATTTACCTTTGTGTAAAATTGGAGGACTCTATTCTTAAAGTCGATGTTAGTCAATATGCCTAAACCCATAAAAACCCCATTTGAATCTTCAAAGGCAACGAGGAGTGAAATTAGATGTGCGAATGGGATTATTAAACATCTCCTAGCATTAAATTCTCCAACAACCCTTTCCTTAGCATCTTCATTGAAATCTAGATCTGAATATGGGAATACTATTATATCATCACCCCTACGTATTGAAAAAGCAACTTTAACGCCCAAAATCTTACCGATTAAATCGATTTCACCATCACCCATTGGAGTACCTTGAAATATGTTGGGTTCAAATCCAATGAACTCGTCGATTGAAATCTTCCTGTTTGAAGCATCCTCAAACCACTTAACGTAATTCATTTGCCTAATAATCTTCCTATCAAACCTATCTCTAGCCCTAACCCTCCTGGAAGATGGAACCCTAAAAACCTTGCAATCCATTTTAATTGATGAAAATATTGGTTCAAGCTCACCACTACGCTCAATCCCTATCAGCACTTCAGGCTTAACGAGTTTAATCTTCTCTATCTTGAAGTCGACTCCACCATTGGATATCCATCCAGTGGTATTTATTATGAGGTAATCCAACTCAAACTTACTGGAAAAATCCATAAGCTTCCTTAAACCATTAAAAACCCTATCACGAACATTGGCTGGGGATGTGGATCCCACAAAAACATATCCAACAGCATCCAACTGATCCAATGAGGAAACTGGACGTTTAACGAGGCCGAGAGCCATAGTTGTTGGTGGACCCAACTCATTCTGACCAACATCAGCATCCAAAACTCCAACCTTAAAACCATTATTGAAGAGATTATTGGAAAGGAATGTTACAAGTGTGTTCTTACCAGAATCCAAACCACCTAAAACCATAACTTTACCCTTAACATTAGATATCTCTGAAACCAACTTACGCCAATCATCTGGGATGCCATCATCCTCAACGGCCATAACATAAGCTCCACTGGAAATCCCAATTCTACAGTCACTTAAAGCCTTCAAATAAATGGACTTACAACGCTTAACAATTATTGATTCACCTTTAACAATCCTAGCCCCAAAAACCTCAACAATCCCACTACCCACAAATATCTTAGCTGGACCAGCTATCCAAAGAGTTTCATTAACCTTCAAATCAAGGAATCTCAAGCCAATTCCTAAACTCAAGGCTACGACACCGTTAATCCATCCAAGTATCTTGGGCCGCGATCATCAACTCCAGCAATAACCACAATACCATCATCACCTAGGTGAGACTTAAGTATATCTTTAACTCTATCTAAATCCTCCTTGTATACGAGGATGTGTATGGCTTCACCAATCATGTTTTGAGTGGCTAAATTGAAACCAGAATTATCCAAAACATTCAACAAAGACTTCAACCTCGCAGTCATGAAACCAGATTTCAAAGCAAAATCCCTACAACATTTGAAGAAGACTTCCACGGATGGATCCCTCAAAACCTCATCAAGCACACGCCTACCGAGAACTTCTATAAAACTGAGGAAACTTCTATCCCTAAGAACACCTCTTTTATCAATTGGATTGAATGCTACTGAAACTATGTAGCAATCATTTGGTATGAATATCCTATCCACAATAGCATATCCAGGACCCCCAGGCTTAACAATAATTCTCACTCCACCAACACCACCACAAATCCCACTAACAGTTCCCAGCCCAGTGCCACAGTAGTAGTCCACGAGATGCGCTATCCTAGCCATCTCAATGAAGGTCTTCTTAAATCCCAAAGCCTTACATAAAGCCATAGTTACAGCAATGGCGCTGGCACCACTAGTCCCATAACCGCACCCCACAGGCACATCAACAAACTGATCCACCTCAATATGATAACTTGCACCAACAACCCCAAGAAGCTCCAAAACCTTACCCACAATAAATGAATCAAAAAATCTACCATTAACCCTAGATGCTAGGGAGAAGCCATTACTAGAATCTTCAACCCCAACCTTAACCCTAACCCCAACATTTAGGGGGAACCCCCCACCAATAGCTCCACACTCCAATGGATTATCAACAATATGTGGGGAGAAGAAGCTGGATATAGATGCTGGTGAAAAGGCGTATGCAACCCTCAACCATATGCCACCAAAAATAAAGTATAAAAGCTTACATTTAGATATAAGTATCCATGATGAATATGAGGGATAGTGTTTGGCATACCGAAGAGCATTGAGAAAAGCTCAGACTACGAGAAGCTTATAGAGGTATTCGGAGCAAAAGAGTTTAATGAAGAATTAGCTGGAAAATTCAAAAACAAACATAAATTCATACAACTCAGAATAGTGTTTGCACATAGAGACTTCGACAAATACCTAGAAGAGGGGGGGACGGGTAAAACTCTAGCCATAGTTTCAGGTAGAGGACCATCAGATGAACTCCACATAGGCCACCTAGTCCTCTTCGAATTCATAAAGTATCTACAAGAGGAATTAAATGCAAAAGTGTTCATACCACTATCAGATGATGAAAAGTACGTCTTCCAGAAGGTGGAAAGCTTAGACGTGGCATACAAGTACGCTTTAAGCAATGCACTAAGCATAATATCACTGGGATTCAAAGAGGAGGATACAAAACTATACATATCAACCAGAAGTGGATGGGTTTATAGACTTGCAATAAGCTTCTCAAAACACTTAACATACAATACTGTGAAAGCAACATTCGGATTCACCGATGAAGTAAATATAGGTGAAATATTCTATGCAGCAACACAAGCAGCACACATACTTGGACCAACAATCATGCATGGATACCCAGTGGTAGTCCCAATAGGTATGGATC
This genomic window contains:
- the speE gene encoding polyamine aminopropyltransferase; translation: MSGSSFKKPYINGYYMEKTSPTTYKMLKIKNKVYSKQSKYQRIEVIDFEEYGRCLVLDNLIQLSELDEHLYHEMHVHPTLISHENPEKVLILGGGDGGVLREVLKHECVKKVIMVEIDEEVIETVKKYIPNIPRGTFEDPRVKIVIDDGKRYVEETSEKFDIILMDLTDPEPSGPSIQLYGKEFFKRIKRILEEDGILLLQSSGYEMYGRKILEIQETLKEIFKYVGIYASYVPAYGGEWTFTYASDKVDVLGLGLEEISRRYMYRKLNTKYYNPELHFSLRYSMKSLLEKIKLFSEIQTKPHQSISS
- a CDS encoding alanyl-tRNA editing protein — protein: MTIKLYLEDSYIKSFRAKVLSLEKTGDSFNLCLDRTSFYPVNGGQDHDTGVIRGVGGSFKVLRVDELDDGSVVHSGFLEGVINVGDDVEGVIDWDRRYRLMRMHTAAHILIQSVRSIYGLNVKCVSASKRVDGGHLDFSISIQRDMLNKIEALANSIVNENRPVIIRHMGLEEADSYVSRFGESLELYLRKHDVGGSIRIVEVKNWIAIPCGGTHVRSTGEIGSIKILRRESKGKGVTRIYFDVA
- the trpS gene encoding tryptophan--tRNA ligase, which encodes MFGIPKSIEKSSDYEKLIEVFGAKEFNEELAGKFKNKHKFIQLRIVFAHRDFDKYLEEGGTGKTLAIVSGRGPSDELHIGHLVLFEFIKYLQEELNAKVFIPLSDDEKYVFQKVESLDVAYKYALSNALSIISLGFKEEDTKLYISTRSGWVYRLAISFSKHLTYNTVKATFGFTDEVNIGEIFYAATQAAHILGPTIMHGYPVVVPIGMDQDPYMRLSRDIAGKLRVFKPASLYIKFIRGLTGEPMSASKPETSIFITDTPQTIRNKVWAAFTGGRATVEEQRKLGGETEKCVVYEWLSVFHFKDIKDIEEHYWKCRRGEILCGECKNMLTKTLTRYMEEHNRKRMENVGRLQKYFEHEI